One genomic segment of Amycolatopsis sp. Hca4 includes these proteins:
- the rplM gene encoding 50S ribosomal protein L13, which produces MPTYSPKPGDVTRAWHVIDAEDVVLGRLATEVATLLRGKHKPTYAPHVDTGDFVIIVNAEKVALTGNKREQKFAYRHSGYPGGLRKRSFGELLDSKPEHLVEKVVKGMLPKNKLGRAQAKKLKVYAGPQHPHAAQQPQAREITKIAQVAQ; this is translated from the coding sequence TTGCCCACGTACAGCCCCAAGCCCGGCGACGTCACTCGTGCCTGGCACGTGATCGACGCCGAGGATGTCGTGCTCGGACGGCTGGCGACCGAGGTCGCCACGCTGCTGCGCGGCAAGCACAAGCCGACCTACGCCCCGCACGTGGACACCGGTGACTTCGTCATCATCGTCAACGCCGAGAAGGTCGCGCTCACCGGAAACAAGCGCGAGCAGAAGTTCGCGTACCGGCACAGCGGTTACCCGGGCGGTCTGCGGAAGCGCTCGTTCGGCGAGCTGCTGGACTCCAAGCCCGAGCACCTTGTCGAGAAGGTCGTCAAGGGCATGCTGCCGAAGAACAAGCTCGGCCGCGCCCAGGCGAAGAAGCTGAAGGTGTACGCCGGCCCGCAGCACCCGCACGCCGCGCAGCAGCCGCAGGCGCGCGAGATCACCAAGATCGCGCAGGTCGCGCAGTGA